A portion of the Citrobacter rodentium NBRC 105723 = DSM 16636 genome contains these proteins:
- the yihI gene encoding Der GTPase-activating protein YihI → MKSTSTSRGKGPAKARRKTREELNQEARDRKRQKKHRGHTAGSRATGGGAASGAKNQNKQKDPRIGSKTPIPLGVTEKVTRQQKPKSEKPMLSPQAELDLLETDERLDALLERLEAGETLSAEEQSWVDARLDRIDELMQKLGLSYDDDEEEEEDEKQEDMMRLLRGGN, encoded by the coding sequence ATGAAATCCACATCGACATCACGCGGCAAAGGCCCCGCAAAGGCGCGCCGTAAAACCCGCGAAGAGTTGAATCAGGAAGCGCGCGACCGCAAGCGCCAGAAAAAACACCGTGGTCACACGGCGGGAAGCCGTGCGACAGGCGGCGGCGCGGCATCGGGCGCAAAAAACCAGAACAAGCAAAAAGACCCACGTATCGGCAGTAAAACCCCCATTCCCCTGGGCGTGACGGAAAAAGTCACCAGACAGCAAAAACCGAAGAGTGAGAAACCTATGCTTTCACCGCAGGCTGAGTTGGATTTACTGGAAACGGATGAGCGCCTGGATGCGCTGTTAGAACGTCTGGAAGCAGGCGAAACCCTGAGCGCCGAAGAGCAGAGCTGGGTGGATGCCAGACTGGATCGTATCGACGAACTGATGCAGAAGCTGGGCCTCTCTTACGACGATGACGAAGAAGAGGAAGAAGACGAGAAGCAGGAAGATATGATGCGCCTGCTTCGCGGGGGTAACTGA
- the hemN gene encoding oxygen-independent coproporphyrinogen III oxidase, which produces MSEQQIDWDLALIQKYNYSGPRYTSYPTALEFSEAFDEQAFLQAVARYPERPLSLYVHIPFCHKLCYFCGCNKIVTRQQHKADRYLDALEQEIRHRAPLFKGRQVSQLHWGGGTPTYLNKAQISRLMTLLRDNFRFNADAEISIEVDPREIELDVLDHLRAEGFNRLSMGVQDFNKEVQRLVNREQDEEFIFALLRHARDIGFTSTNIDLIYGLPKQTPESFAFTLKKVAELNPDRLSVFNYAHLPTLFAAQRKIKDADLPGAQQKLDILQQTIASLTESGYQFIGMDHFARPDDELAIAQRNGVLHRNFQGYTTQGDTDLLGMGVSAISMIGDCYAQNQKELKLYYQQVDEQGNALWRGIALTRDDCIRRDVIKSLICNFRLDYAAVEQQWDLNVADYFAEDLKLLAPLANDGLVEVNEKGIRVTAKGRLLIRNICMCFDAYLRQKARMQQFSRVI; this is translated from the coding sequence ATGTCTGAACAACAAATAGACTGGGATCTGGCCCTGATCCAGAAATATAACTATTCCGGGCCGCGTTATACCTCGTACCCGACCGCGCTGGAGTTCTCTGAAGCCTTTGACGAGCAGGCATTCCTGCAGGCCGTCGCGCGCTATCCTGAGCGTCCGCTCTCGCTTTACGTCCATATCCCGTTTTGCCATAAGCTCTGCTATTTCTGCGGCTGCAATAAGATTGTCACCCGCCAGCAGCATAAAGCCGATCGGTATCTGGATGCGCTGGAACAGGAAATCCGCCATCGGGCGCCGCTGTTTAAAGGGCGCCAGGTCAGCCAGCTGCACTGGGGCGGCGGAACGCCGACTTACCTCAACAAAGCGCAAATCAGCCGCTTAATGACGCTGCTGCGCGACAACTTTCGCTTCAACGCTGACGCGGAAATCTCGATCGAAGTCGATCCGCGTGAAATTGAACTGGACGTGCTCGATCATTTACGCGCCGAAGGCTTTAACCGCCTGAGCATGGGGGTGCAGGACTTCAATAAAGAGGTCCAGCGTCTGGTTAATCGTGAACAGGACGAAGAGTTTATCTTCGCGCTGCTTCGCCATGCCCGCGACATCGGCTTTACCTCGACCAATATTGACCTGATTTACGGTTTGCCAAAACAGACCCCGGAAAGCTTCGCCTTTACCCTGAAGAAAGTTGCCGAACTGAACCCGGATCGCCTGAGCGTCTTTAACTACGCGCATCTGCCGACGCTGTTCGCCGCGCAGCGCAAGATTAAAGACGCAGACCTGCCGGGCGCGCAGCAGAAGCTGGATATTCTCCAGCAGACTATCGCCTCGCTGACGGAGTCGGGCTATCAGTTTATTGGCATGGATCACTTTGCCCGCCCGGACGATGAGCTGGCGATTGCCCAGCGTAACGGCGTTTTGCACCGTAATTTCCAGGGGTACACCACCCAGGGCGACACCGATCTGCTGGGGATGGGCGTTTCGGCCATCAGTATGATTGGCGACTGTTACGCGCAGAACCAGAAAGAGCTGAAGCTTTATTATCAGCAGGTGGATGAACAGGGGAACGCGCTGTGGCGCGGTATTGCGCTGACGCGCGACGACTGTATCCGCCGCGACGTCATTAAGTCGCTGATCTGCAACTTCCGTCTCGACTATGCCGCCGTGGAACAGCAGTGGGATCTCAACGTTGCCGACTACTTTGCGGAAGACCTGAAGCTGCTGGCGCCGCTGGCGAATGACGGGCTGGTGGAGGTTAATGAGAAGGGGATTCGGGTAACGGCGAAGGGGCGGCTACTGATTCGCAACATTTGCATGTGCTTTGACGCCTATC